Part of the Salvelinus sp. IW2-2015 linkage group LG7, ASM291031v2, whole genome shotgun sequence genome, AAATGCAATTATTCAGGTTAAAGATATTGAATGGTGCACGGGACCCTTTTCATCAAGCTCAAGATGCACTATCCGAAAGAAGCCAGTAACAGAGTGCATATACATTTTAATAAGTAagaagtaggttgagtctggaaggtTTGGTCGCTCTGTGTTTTGGTTTGATGAGTTGGGAGGTTCCTTCAAGGCCACATACACTGTCCATTGGCATTCTGAGTAGAGTTTCTTTTTTCAGAATGTTCAGCCGCTAAAAAGGAGATTAGTGTGTGGTATGCATGttctattttgacatttctgtgtgtctctgtaatgttcagactgaagaggagtttttgtgtgtgcgaAGATGTTCCTGttcttttctgtgttttataaaggtttacgtcagccctctcgtccttgggtatgtgtgtgttcagtttCTCGTGAATATGCAGTACAGGCACccttttttttcagttttatgAAAAGGTCCGTGTCAGCCTCTGtcttgggtgtgtgtgggtctccgtATTGCTATGAGTTTGTGAaaaccctgtttggaaagaagtTAGTTTATAACAATGTATTAGACAATATGCTTGttgttataataaatgatatttattaacactacataaaataaaatatatgaaataactaATGTCCAcaaccggtcaaaggttttagaacacctactcattcaagggtttttctttactttattagagcgtgcaaagctgtcatcaaggcaaagggtggctatttgaagatttcaaatatataatatattttcatctgtttaaaacttgtttggtttaattattccatatgtgttattcatagttttgatgtcttcactattattctacaatgtagaaaatagtcaaactaaagaaaaactcgttgaatgagtaggtgtgtccaaacctttgacttgtactgtatatcaatgaggttggtggcaccttaattggaggaacagggctcgtggtaatgggctggagtggaataagtggaatggtattcAAATACATTCCATTTGTTTCCTTTGACATTATTAAATAAAAGCGAAATGAAGATTATTGGAAGAGGGAGGATGGGGCAGTTGTATTACACAAACACCATAGAAACACAGAAAATGTAAGGGGCCCAATTATTTCTGTAAACCAAGTGTACATTTGTCCTTTTTAGACTTCATCATAATGAAGCAGTTTCATTTTCCTTGAGATGAACCCTAGGCTCTGACCTTGTAGTTGGAGCCTCTTCCCTTGGAGTTGAACCCTATGGCTCTGACTGTAGTTGGAGCCTCTTCCTTGGAGTTTTGAACTCGGATCTGACTTGGAGTTGGAGCCTCTTCCCTTGGAGTTGAACTAGGCTCTGACCTTGGTTGGACTCTTCCCTTGGAGTTGAACCCTAGGCTCTGACCTTGGAGTTGGAGCTCTTCCCTTGGAGTTGAAACCTAGGCTTGTGAACTTGGTAGTTGTGGGCCTCTTCCCTTGGAGTTGAACCTAGGCTTTGACCTTGGAGTTGGAGCCTCTTCCTTGGAGTTGAATCCTAGGCTCTGACCTTGGAGTTGAACCCTAGGCTCTGACCTTGGAGTTGGAGCCTCTTCCTTGGAGTTGAACCTAGGTCTGACCTTGGAGTttggaggcctcttccttggagTTGAATCCTAGGCTCTGCCTTATCTCTTACACAACAAGGAGAGGNNNNNNNNNNNNNNNNNNNNNNNNNCCTTGGAGTTGAACCCTAGGCTCTGACCTTGGAGTTGGAGCCTCTTCCCTTGGAGTTGAACCCTAGGCTCTGACCTTGGAGTTGGAGCCTAAGTTCTTCCTTTTGAGTTAGACCCTAGGCTATTCCTTTGGAGTTGAACCCTACGCAACTAAGCATTTAACGTTAGGCAGCgtctttttttggtgcagtccttgatttcaacgtccacggACTTACCGGTCCGAAACAAATCACAGACGTCCGATCCAGCCTATATTTGGCCCAAATATAGACTTTCAGATTTAGTCCAgtccggaccggccttgatttagCCCAAATATAGACGTCTAGAATTGGTTCAGAtttctatgtttcacaagtttggacagcacagtacagtagagcacagcccGAGTATAGAACATTAcaatacacagtacagtacagaaaattagagtatagtacagtagagtacagtacagtacaatgcagtggagactacactagactacagtaaagaaaagtgtACTATAATGTATCttactttactctactgtactctactgtaatatactctactgtaatgtactctactgaagtaaactgtactctactgtaatgtactctaATGAagtaaactgtactctactgtaatgtatTCTACTGTAATATACTCTACTGTAGTAAACTGTACTCTGCTGTAATGTATTCTACTGTAATATACTCTACTGTAGTaaattgtactctactgtaatgtactctactgaaGTAAACggtactctactgtaatgtactacTGAAGCaaaactgtactctactctacttaatTAACTATTCTGTACTGTCCTCTACTGAATAAAACTGAACTGTCCTGTACCGTAGTGTACTCTTCTGTGTTCTACTGTACAAAACTGTACTGtgatgttcaaacttgtgaaacatagcctTTAACGTCTATGATTTGTTCAGATTTGGATCTGGTCCGCACCAACCAAATTGTacttgtttgggggcagagctcattaatagccagcatgctttgcaagtgtttgtttttccgtttacattttggtcattcagcAGCCGCTCTTATccagtgacttacagtcagtgcattcaactaaggatATAAACGACAACATATCACAATAATAGCGAGAAAATTAAATAAATCTCTAACCATTACTCAGAATGGTATTGTAGTTGAACTGGTCTGTTGGTTTATTATGTATGTTTTACTACTTTGAACATCATTGCTGCCAGATTTTGGAAAAGCAAGCATAATTGTGTGATAGATGAGtaataatacatattttgttGCAATCTTAATTTGGCTCCTCTTTTCTATTAAAATGTGTGAAAAAGTATAATTGTGTTGTAATGCGAATGTTGAGAATTGAGAATGTTTAGCAGCTTAAATTTGGCCATAGAATCAATGactgaaaaatatttatttactatGTCTGCAAATGACATGTTTTCAACCTCTGGAAAATACGTTTTGTTTTTTACAtccagaaaatatgtatttttacctTTCATTCAGCAACTAAAATGCACACAATGTTAATGTCAGGACAAGATTactgaaatgtgtattttgtatGTCATTTTGCTTACTGAGTAAGCTCTCACCATGGCTTTCTGCTCCAAAATGTCTCAATCTCGCTCAAGGACAAAAACTAACACTTGCTTTTCTTCTGCAGCTTTTCTGTCTGTGTCAGACATCTAATGGAGGGCAAAGGACAGGGCCTTGCTCAACCACTGAATATGGATCTTTAAATCAATCTGATCTTTTGAAAAACTGTTCATTGAAACCATGTTAGACACTGATAAAATTGCTTCTTTCATGAGCCTTGAAAAATGTTAATCTATTATCTACAAAACCAAACAATCATACTAACAGTACTTCAATGACACACTAATAATCTGACGTCTGAACAGCTTCATTCATATTTGCATGCCCTCAGGATGGACCACCTTAACACGCCCCAGAAACTTAGACCAAAAAAGCCAGTCAAGAGGCCAAGAACATTCACAAAATCAATCAAGATTGTTTTCCTCCCATCCTCAATAACAATACAGGGTTACTAATAGATATTACATTAGGAAAAATATTATGCACGCTGTTTTGAAGTCAGTTGTCATGTATGAAACCTCTAATAGTGTGCACTCTGCTTTCATTATTGTCAGATATCCCTCATCTTTGGCAGGGCTGTGCTCCTGGAACAACAGATGAAAGTATAGTGTTTCAGGATATTACGCCACTAAATCAACTGGTTCATGATCCCTGGGTGTAAATGACGTGTAAGGCCCCTTTACGAAATAATACAACTCTCTGTTAAATTTGGGATCTTAACCCTTTTAAATAACTCCACACTATTTTAGCACTGTTGACGTCAGGTGGCGAGCTTGCTTTGTGTGTGAAGTCTCGGGAGGTAAATGACTAACCAAAATGAACTTCTCACTTAATGCCATTCATCTAATATCCTTCAGTTCAGACGCTATCTGACTGTTTGCAGGTATTGCTATTGCAGGCACTGACATCTCTCAGAtcggagggggaaaaaaacattaggAAAGTGTCATTCAGATTTTGTATTGTTACAGCGCACCACTTTATCAATGCCTCGTCTTACAATAGTACATACAGACGTAATTAGAAGCAAATGACCTAAAGGCAAGCAACAATGTAGGAAAACAATGGGTCCAGATTACGTGTGTGATTTATGGTGATATGCAATAAGATAATAAAAATTGAGTTCAGAACATCAAAGCAACCTTATTTCTTAAAGCACCTTATATACACGCAAAGTTGCTTCAAACGAAATTTCACAGAATTCCAGAGTTCAGACTTGATAGACTTTGTTTGGATCTTAGTGACGACAATTGCATGCAGCAGACCTAACATTACCATTACCCCCAAGCTGTTTCCCTAACAACGCCAATGGCCTTTCCCTTTTCCAAAGTACTCTGGTTCTACAGTAGAACAGGGCTCTGTGATAATAAGTGACGGGAACTTAAGGATAGGAATGATGATGGTGTCTTAAGAATCGTTGACAGACATGTTCTCCACTTGGTTCTGGAGCTGGTCTCCACCTCCctgtttcttcttcttccctccatcctgCTGCTTCTTCTGCTTCTTGGACGTCTCCACGTCAATAGGCGCAGGCTTCACAAACTTCAGCATCTCTGTCATACCTAAGAAAATGAATAGCAGAGGAATKAAAATtatgtccacacacacagtattaatGGCAATACTAGTCATCAAATATGCATAAGTACTCTGTGAGAAAGACAAACTTTCATGACCACCATCTTCCATGCATAGGGCAAAAGTATTGCAGGCTCCTTCACAAAatcgggtaaaaaaaaaatactctctCACCTGGCGGCATGAAGTTCCGGAGTACCTCTGGAATGACGACACCCTCTTCGGTCTGGTACGTCTCCAGGATAGCACACATTACACGTGTGGTGGCACACATGGTTGCGTTGAGCATGTGCACATAGTCAGCCTGAAGAACACAGGAAGTGTTGTTTTAAAACTGGTTCAAATATTCCATCTTACTATGACTTTGATTATGGAAGCAAATCCAGATTCTATGTAAAGACTGGGTACGCTCACCTTGTCCATCATCTTTTTAGTCTGTCCGTAGCGGATACGCAGCCGACGGGCCTGGTAGTCTAAACAGTTGGAGCAGGAGACCAGCTCTCTGAAGGCTGCGGAGCCTGGGAACCAGGCCTCCAAGTCCAGCTTCTTACTGGCTGCATGGTTCAGAGCACCTGGGtgggagcagacagacacagaggctcagacatcccatgtgtaactctgtgttgtttgtgtcgcactgctttgctttatcttggccaggtcgcagttgtaaacgagaacttgttctcaactagcctacctggttaaataaaaggtgaaaaaaaaaaaaaagacatgtagGTAGTAAGACACCCTCAAAACAGCTCGCAAGGGAAATGTCCGTTATGTGTCACATAAATCACACAGGATAAAAGGTCATTGTAATACCTTACAATGAGAAGGGTCTTATTAAAAATGGCATGTTAACATTTATGAGTGACTGTTattgtcatttacatttaagtcatttagcagacgctcttatccagagcgacttacaaattggtgcattcaccttatgatatccagtggaacaaccactttacaatagtgcatctaactcttttaagggggagggggggggttagaaggattacatatcctatcctaggtattccttaaagaggtggggtttcaggtgtctccggaaggtggtgattgactccgctgacctggcgtcgtgagggagtttgttccaccattggggtgccagggcagcgaacagttttgactgggctgagcgggattGTCATGATGTATACTTAACGGAATAATGCAAGATTCTGGCAATAAGGGATACCTCAGGATTTTATCTTCTTCCCCAGATTCatatgaactcatggataccatagGCTTCCGGTTATTGTGCaaaagctagttagcattggctcgtgaaactacctccaacttccttcatacagGACGCAGACATTTTTtctccacaagttcatctgactccggTGRAGTAGAAGGGGCTTAATTGCCAAAagcccaaagtatccctttaaaggccCAGTRcagtcaaaaatgtgatttaccTGTGTTTATCTATATTTTACACACTCCGAGTTKggaataatattgtgaaaatgatgatgccttagtgtaagaactgtttgRAAataccacctgaaatttcagcctgttgtgGTGTGATGGAGCTTTGGCGGTAAATTActttagaccaataagaaagagttccaaacctctgccaataacagctagtttaaaGTTTTTCCATCCCCACTCAgactactcccagacagtccaagcaaaattcttgcttgagaaattgctctttgctaagaagctacttttgtttctttttgaccattttaattgaaaacaatcacagttagGTACTTTAATtggttacccagaaatgatttgatattgagaagRRSRaaaaaaacagctgcattggactttTATGCCCTAttttacttacccagagtcaaaCGGTCTTATGGATACCAATGTATGGTTTGGACCCTAGGTATGGCCCTGCCTGCAGTTTGAAATAAGTTGCAGGCggtttcgtgagccaatgctaagtagcattagcacaatgacaaGCAAAAGCTAACATGTCACTGCACTGACACTAGTAGCAACAATGAACCCCCCCACACCTTTGCCACActggacttccagtcattgcgctaacgctagttagcattggtgcGCAAAACTAACCTCAACTCCCTTTAAACTACATTTAGAATCTAGCACTATCCATTTAATCTAAAACTTGTATTTCAGAGCACACAAGGTTTCAAATGACATCAAGACAGGATTTGTAGCAACTACAGCCTCATTGTTGTGTTGTCTTACAGAAACCCTTGGTAAGCCCAAAATGTCACAATTCCCAACTTTAATCCATTATTTCTCAATAATCATCCAATAAAGATCCAAAACATAAATATCTTTGGGCCAACCRCGTATGGAATTGCCATGTGATCATTAGTCTCTGTCCCAGAGAGGAACAGACGTGTTGGGGAGGACTATCTGCAGGACCTACCCGAGACTATGTTGATGATGCGGTAGGGGATCCCTAGTGTCTGGTAGAACTCTTCAGCCGTCCCAATCATCTCATCCATCATCTCCCAGGACTTGTTGTCATGAGGAGAGGCAAAAACAAACTGCTCTATCTGGGGGCAGAGAGTGTGTTCATTAGTATTTCACAATCATTACCACAggcccaccccccaaaaaaatgaccTGTTCTGGAAAATGTGTATCACTTGACATGATCTGTAAATTGTCAATAATAACCAGACTTTATGCTTCTCCAATTAGGCCTATAAAATACAAAGCACTACAACAAAGCTGTTGCCTTTTCTACACTGACCTTGACACACCCACCACGTCTACTTTGAGAAAATGCCCACTTACCTTCTCAAACTGGTGCACCCTGAAGATGCCTCGGGTGTCACGCCCGTGGGaacccacttcctgtctgaagcaGGTGGAGAGGCCGGCGTAGCGCATTGGCAGGTCCTCTGGCTTCAGCCACTCGTCCCTTAGGAAGGCTGCGATGGGCTGCTCTGAGGTGGCAATCAGGTACTTCTCATCTATGGCCGTGTCCTCAGATTTCTCGCTGCTCTTCCCAATCACCTGAGACAAGCAGGGAATGCAGAGTGAATACATTACAcaaaaacacccacatcaaaatgaacatcaaaaatacatatttgtctTAACATGCAACAAAACTAAGAGTcacgaagaaaaaaaaaaacatattgggCCCTAACCCGCAATAGGAATGAAAGGAAGATTAGTTTCAAATCCATCATACCTTGTAAAGTTCATCATCAAACTGGCTGAGCTGGGCCACCTCCTGCATGACCTCTTTCCTCATGAAGAAGGGGGTGTAGAGCATTTCGTAGTTCTTGCTGTGGAGCATCCGCAGAGCATAAGTGATCAATGCCTGCTCCAGGAAAACTAGCGGCCCCTACAAACACAAAAAGGGAAACAGTCAGTAAGGATAACTATCAAGGATACACACTGAGTTTAACAGAATTACACCTGGTATGAATCGGCCTGTGAGTGTATTGGCTACATATGTGTGTGACTAAGAACTTGCTTTGAGGAAGTAGCCACGGCTCCCAGCCACTATAGCTCCTTTCTCTCCGTCGTAGCCGTCGATCATGACAACCAGGTCTACGTGGGAATACTTCTTCTGCACAGTACAGTCTCCCCAGGTGCGCTCCACTTTGTTATCAGCATCCTGGCAAGGAGAGAGACAAGGTAAATTACAGAGTAGACAAGTAAACAAGTGGCAAAACAAAATGAATTCATGAGACAGAGGCAGCGGACAAGGCATGAGAATTTCAATTTTCTCCCTGAGGCAATGTGAACTTTCATCCATCTCCCTATTGCTGATGGGAATTCAAATTCCATGACACCCACCTCATCATTACTGATGGGCACAGATGGATGCAGGAGGTTCCCGATCTCTCGCAGGTATTGAAAGCGCTCCTCCTCCAGCTTTACCCTCTCACTGTCAGATTTCTGCACTGCCTCATCTACAAGCAGACGGACCTTCTTGATCTGGGTGACCGTGAGGGGCTAGAAAAAGGGGAAAATAGACATGAAACAT contains:
- the LOC111966859 gene encoding serine--tRNA ligase, cytoplasmic, whose protein sequence is MVLDLDQFRTDKGGDPEVIRETQRKRFKDVSLVDKLVHADTEWRKCRFTADNLNKAKNLCSKTVGEKMKKREPVGDDEDSVPDDAQNLEALTADTLSPLTVTQIKKVRLLVDEAVQKSDSERVKLEEERFQYLREIGNLLHPSVPISNDEDADNKVERTWGDCTVQKKYSHVDLVVMIDGYDGEKGAIVAGSRGYFLKGPLVFLEQALITYALRMLHSKNYEMLYTPFFMRKEVMQEVAQLSQFDDELYKVIGKSSEKSEDTAIDEKYLIATSEQPIAAFLRDEWLKPEDLPMRYAGLSTCFRQEVGSHGRDTRGIFRVHQFEKIEQFVFASPHDNKSWEMMDEMIGTAEEFYQTLGIPYRIINIVSGALNHAASKKLDLEAWFPGSAAFRELVSCSNCLDYQARRLRIRYGQTKKMMDKADYVHMLNATMCATTRVMCAILETYQTEEGVVIPEVLRNFMPPGMTEMLKFVKPAPIDVETSKKQKKQQDGGKKKKQGGGDQLQNQVENMSVNDS